One segment of Deinococcus multiflagellatus DNA contains the following:
- a CDS encoding ribonucleotide-diphosphate reductase subunit beta produces MTPPFTATNWSEPEDSFSVAFYEKYTSQLWFPDEIPLSNDALSWQGLSEDERWTYMHASAGLNALDTLQGEVGMPTLRALVDGHIRKATLQFQGMMEDVHARSYSLMNKTFLTTTQERALFEWVTQQPQLQDKIAFLQDVFEDPDRSDFGLWRKMVVSCLLETALFYSGFYYPLLLAGQGRMVSAGEIFNLIILDEAVHGVYVALLAQERFAALSDTQQADAAAWYEAVVWRLYENELAYTDMLYRRLGLVDDAARFLRFNFNVLADNLGLPRLFEEEDVNPVVLNGIRSRGTTHDFFSAKGSSYAKLRAEPLTDADFEELWPEEAPYGR; encoded by the coding sequence ATGACCCCCCCGTTTACCGCCACGAACTGGAGCGAGCCGGAAGACAGCTTCTCGGTCGCCTTTTACGAGAAATACACCTCGCAGCTGTGGTTTCCTGACGAGATTCCACTGTCCAACGACGCGCTGTCCTGGCAGGGCCTGAGCGAGGACGAACGCTGGACCTACATGCACGCTTCGGCGGGGCTGAACGCGCTGGACACCCTGCAGGGCGAGGTGGGGATGCCCACGCTGCGCGCGCTGGTGGACGGCCACATTCGCAAGGCCACGCTGCAGTTCCAGGGCATGATGGAAGACGTTCACGCGCGCTCCTACAGCCTGATGAACAAGACCTTCCTGACCACCACCCAGGAACGGGCACTGTTCGAGTGGGTCACGCAGCAGCCGCAGTTGCAGGACAAGATTGCCTTTTTGCAGGACGTGTTCGAGGACCCCGACCGCTCTGACTTTGGGCTGTGGCGCAAGATGGTCGTCTCCTGCCTGCTGGAAACGGCCCTGTTCTACAGCGGCTTTTACTACCCTCTGCTGCTGGCCGGGCAGGGGCGGATGGTGTCGGCGGGCGAGATTTTCAACCTGATCATTCTGGACGAAGCGGTGCACGGCGTGTACGTGGCCCTGCTGGCCCAGGAGCGCTTCGCCGCCCTGAGCGACACACAGCAGGCCGACGCGGCGGCGTGGTACGAGGCGGTGGTGTGGCGGCTGTACGAGAACGAACTGGCCTACACCGACATGCTTTACCGCCGCCTGGGCCTTGTTGACGACGCCGCGCGCTTCCTGCGGTTTAACTTCAACGTGCTGGCCGACAACCTGGGGCTGCCGCGCCTGTTCGAGGAAGAGGACGTGAACCCGGTGGTCCTGAACGGCATCCGCTCGCGGGGCACCACCCACGACTTTTTCAGCGCCAAGGGCAGCAGCTACGCCAAACTGCGCGCCGAGCCGCTGACCGACGCCGACTTTGAAGAACTGTGGCCCGAGGAGGCCCCGTATGGCCGCTGA
- a CDS encoding DUF4142 domain-containing protein, whose product MQRILMTTLALTSTLALAGGAGMAPMGPVSTAQVSNNTNVLFMEVAAMSNLTEIMTSQLALQKSSNAQVRAFAQHMIEAHTQAHRELLQLAAMKGVKLTDKPGADQRLQYNKLTTLSGAAFDAMYKKVQVQGHEMTLDLIKTYRTIGTDAQVLAYAAKMQPAVAMHLEEAKALPGM is encoded by the coding sequence ATGCAGCGAATTCTGATGACGACCCTGGCCCTCACCTCGACCCTCGCCCTGGCGGGCGGCGCCGGCATGGCCCCCATGGGCCCCGTGAGCACCGCCCAGGTGAGCAACAACACCAACGTGCTGTTCATGGAAGTGGCCGCCATGAGCAACCTGACGGAAATCATGACCTCGCAGCTGGCCCTGCAAAAAAGCAGCAACGCCCAGGTGCGCGCCTTTGCCCAGCACATGATTGAGGCCCACACCCAGGCCCACCGCGAACTGCTGCAGCTGGCCGCCATGAAGGGCGTGAAGCTGACCGACAAGCCCGGCGCCGACCAGCGCCTGCAGTACAACAAGCTCACCACCCTCTCGGGGGCCGCCTTTGACGCCATGTACAAGAAGGTGCAGGTGCAGGGCCACGAGATGACCCTGGACCTGATCAAGACCTACCGCACCATTGGCACCGATGCCCAGGTGCTGGCCTACGCCGCCAAGATGCAGCCCGCCGTGGCGATGCACCTCGAAGAGGCCAAGGCCCTGCCGGGCATGTAA
- the polA gene encoding DNA polymerase I, whose translation MTAAPDTLVLIDGHALAFRSYFALPPLSNSRGEATNAIVGFLRLTLRLMRQRSNQVIVVFDPPVKTFRHEQFEGYKSGRAETPSDLPAQINRIRAIVDALGLPRLEEPGYEADDVIASLTRKAEGTGMQVRIVTSDRDAYQLLDDHVRVITNDFKLIGPAEVLEKYGVTVAQWVDYRALTGDASDNIPGAKGIGPKTAAKLLQEYGTLEGIYAAAKAGTLKPDGTRQKLLDAEEAVQFSHQLSCMVTDLPLDVELGTGRLPGNPERLNELLDELELHSVKRDILALDGREAAMPDGVLDQAHRASPADDRAPSPLAGAAQAVTQAPWRTPKEGVVWGYVLSREDDLTAALVDAATYEREGEQATVRVAPTQEPDEWAQAAAPQGKEEGGLFNADEAAAPLTKAQQKAAEKARKDAEKAAAKLRAQFPAVVDEAEFVGQRQVTAASAKALATHLSVRGLTIEPGDDPQLMAYLLDPANTTMSAVCSRYLNVPWPDDAAGRAALSAQLLELLPPQLDEARRTLYEDMERPLSAVLARMEVRGVRLDSEYLRGLSGATAARLSALEAQIHSLAGREFQIRSRDQLEAVLYDELGLASGKKTKLTGKRSTAVAALEPLRDEHPIIPALLEYRELEKLRGTYLDPLPNLVNPRTGRLHTTFAQGAVATGRLSSLNPNLQNIPIRSELGREVRKGFIADPGFCLISADYSQIELRLLAHIADDPLMQQAFQEGADIHRRTAAQVLGLDEATVTPNQRRAAKTVNFGVLYGMSAHRLSNDLGISYSEAAGFIDTYFATYPGIRGYIDRTLEFGRQHGYVETLYGRRRYVPELVASNRTLREAGERLAYNMPIQGTAADIIKLAMIELDRELQGTGARLLLQVHDELLLETPEDRAEEVAALVKRVMEGAAQLSVPLAVEVGVGPNWYDTK comes from the coding sequence ATGACAGCCGCTCCCGATACCCTGGTGCTGATTGACGGGCACGCCCTGGCGTTCCGCTCGTACTTCGCCCTGCCGCCGCTTTCCAACAGCCGGGGCGAGGCCACGAACGCCATCGTGGGTTTTCTGCGCCTGACGCTGCGCCTGATGCGGCAGCGCAGCAATCAGGTGATCGTGGTGTTCGACCCGCCGGTCAAGACCTTTCGCCACGAGCAGTTCGAGGGCTACAAGTCGGGCCGCGCCGAGACGCCCAGCGACCTGCCCGCGCAGATCAACCGGATTCGCGCCATCGTGGACGCGTTGGGCCTGCCGCGCCTGGAAGAACCCGGCTACGAGGCCGACGACGTGATCGCCTCGCTGACCCGCAAGGCCGAGGGCACCGGCATGCAGGTGCGCATTGTGACCAGCGACCGCGACGCCTACCAGCTGCTGGACGACCACGTCCGGGTGATCACCAACGACTTCAAGCTGATTGGCCCGGCCGAGGTGCTGGAAAAGTACGGCGTGACCGTGGCCCAGTGGGTGGACTACCGCGCCCTGACCGGCGACGCCAGCGACAACATCCCCGGCGCCAAGGGCATTGGCCCCAAGACGGCCGCCAAGCTGCTGCAGGAATACGGCACCTTGGAGGGCATTTACGCCGCCGCCAAGGCCGGCACCCTGAAGCCCGACGGCACCCGCCAGAAGCTGCTGGACGCCGAAGAAGCCGTGCAGTTCAGCCACCAGCTCTCGTGCATGGTGACCGACCTGCCGCTGGACGTGGAACTGGGCACGGGCCGTCTGCCGGGCAACCCGGAGAGGCTGAATGAGTTGCTGGACGAACTGGAACTGCACTCGGTCAAGCGCGACATTCTGGCCCTGGACGGCCGCGAGGCAGCGATGCCCGACGGCGTGCTGGACCAGGCCCACCGCGCCTCGCCCGCTGATGATCGGGCGCCGTCCCCCCTGGCAGGCGCGGCCCAGGCTGTGACCCAGGCCCCTTGGCGCACCCCCAAGGAGGGCGTGGTGTGGGGCTACGTGCTGTCGCGCGAGGACGACCTGACGGCCGCGCTGGTGGACGCCGCGACCTATGAACGTGAGGGTGAGCAGGCCACCGTGCGCGTGGCCCCCACCCAGGAGCCCGACGAGTGGGCCCAGGCCGCCGCGCCGCAGGGGAAGGAGGAAGGGGGCCTGTTCAATGCGGATGAAGCCGCCGCGCCCCTCACCAAAGCGCAGCAGAAGGCAGCCGAAAAGGCGCGCAAGGACGCCGAAAAGGCCGCCGCCAAGCTGCGCGCGCAGTTTCCGGCGGTGGTGGACGAGGCTGAATTCGTGGGGCAGCGGCAGGTGACGGCCGCCAGTGCCAAGGCGCTGGCGACCCACCTCAGCGTGCGGGGGCTGACCATTGAACCCGGCGACGACCCGCAGCTGATGGCCTACCTGCTGGACCCGGCAAACACCACCATGAGCGCCGTGTGCAGCCGGTACCTGAACGTGCCCTGGCCGGACGACGCCGCTGGGCGCGCGGCGCTGAGTGCGCAGTTACTGGAGCTGCTGCCCCCCCAACTGGACGAGGCCCGGCGCACGCTGTACGAGGACATGGAGCGGCCTCTCTCGGCGGTGCTGGCGCGCATGGAGGTGCGCGGCGTGCGGCTGGACAGCGAGTACCTGCGCGGGCTTTCCGGCGCCACAGCGGCGCGGCTCTCGGCGCTGGAGGCCCAGATTCACTCGCTGGCGGGGCGCGAGTTCCAGATTCGCAGCCGCGATCAGCTGGAGGCCGTGCTGTACGACGAACTGGGTCTTGCCAGCGGCAAGAAAACCAAGCTGACCGGCAAGCGCTCCACGGCGGTGGCGGCGCTGGAACCGCTGCGGGACGAGCACCCCATCATCCCGGCGCTGCTGGAATACCGCGAGCTGGAAAAGCTGCGCGGCACCTATCTGGACCCGCTGCCCAATCTGGTCAACCCGCGCACCGGGCGCCTGCACACCACCTTTGCCCAGGGCGCGGTGGCCACCGGGCGCCTGAGCAGCCTCAACCCCAACCTGCAGAACATCCCCATCCGCAGCGAACTGGGCCGCGAGGTGCGCAAGGGCTTTATCGCTGACCCTGGCTTCTGCCTGATCAGCGCCGACTACTCGCAGATTGAGCTGCGGCTGCTGGCCCACATTGCCGACGACCCGCTGATGCAGCAGGCCTTCCAGGAGGGCGCCGACATTCACCGCCGCACCGCCGCGCAGGTGCTGGGGCTGGACGAGGCCACCGTGACCCCCAACCAGCGCCGCGCTGCCAAGACCGTGAACTTTGGCGTGCTGTACGGCATGAGCGCCCACCGCCTGAGCAACGACCTGGGCATTTCGTACAGCGAGGCCGCCGGGTTCATTGACACCTACTTCGCCACCTACCCCGGCATTCGCGGCTACATTGACCGCACCCTGGAATTTGGGCGCCAGCACGGCTACGTGGAAACGCTGTACGGCCGGCGGCGCTACGTGCCGGAACTGGTGGCCAGCAACCGCACCCTGCGCGAAGCCGGCGAGCGGCTGGCCTACAACATGCCCATTCAGGGCACGGCCGCCGACATCATTAAGCTCGCCATGATTGAGCTGGACCGTGAACTGCAGGGCACCGGCGCCCGGCTCCTGCTGCAGGTGCACGACGAACTGCTCCTGGAAACCCCCGAGGACCGCGCCGAGGAGGTCGCCGCGCTGGTGAAGCGCGTGATGGAAGGCGCCGCGCAACTGAGCGTGCCCCTGGCGGTCGAAGTGGGGGTCGGCCCCAACTGGTACGACACGAAGTAA
- a CDS encoding YciE/YciF ferroxidase family protein: MPALNTLRDLYVQQLRDLYSAETQLLGALPRLAAAASDPTLRTSLERHLDQTRVQAQRLESLFLELDGAPGGHTCQAMRGLIAEGDAWLRQTAPAAVRDAGLIACAQRVEHYEISAYGTAAALAATLRLHHHAELLRFSEREEQDADLTLSAVATPVNRAAAQTTAV, from the coding sequence ATGCCGGCCCTGAATACCCTGAGGGACCTGTACGTGCAGCAGCTTCGAGATCTCTATTCCGCCGAAACCCAGCTGCTGGGGGCGCTCCCCCGCCTGGCGGCGGCCGCCAGTGACCCCACCCTGCGCACCAGTCTAGAGCGGCACCTTGACCAGACCCGGGTTCAGGCCCAGCGCCTTGAAAGCCTCTTTCTTGAGCTTGACGGGGCGCCGGGCGGGCACACCTGTCAGGCCATGCGTGGGCTCATTGCCGAGGGCGACGCGTGGCTGCGCCAGACCGCCCCTGCAGCGGTGCGCGACGCGGGCCTGATCGCCTGCGCGCAGCGGGTGGAACACTATGAGATTTCGGCGTACGGGACCGCCGCTGCCCTGGCCGCCACGCTGCGTCTGCACCACCACGCCGAACTGCTGCGGTTCAGTGAGCGCGAAGAGCAGGATGCCGACCTGACCCTGTCGGCGGTGGCCACGCCAGTCAACCGCGCGGCGGCCCAGACCACTGCTGTTTAG
- a CDS encoding GGDEF domain-containing protein has product MTFARSGWFRILLLLLCGLLLPLLWPGLRANLWSTAGFSAAPHDHWAPALVALHVGSDLLVGLAYTVIAGLLAVTVFRNREHLPFDWVVLAFGLFIVACGLTHVMHVVVRVYPVYWLDAYVRALTAIVSVATAAALPPLIPRVEQALRASAALQRKEQELQRALRVNTTLLGIVQLAQEGRVPLQVAEAVLLTFRDALEVDWLGLAEQDGDVARVRAVWHSPRVAGELGHPAPLARGEGLIWQALDHQRPVYADHSPAHERAHPLYLAAGVSAAAFLPLGRANHAPLVLIAAKVGENRGWAPWEQQLFEAARLAVNVALERQGHLQELEAAALQDVLTGLGNRRAFELDLKAQVARAEPFGLMILDLDGLKLVNDALGHEAGDRLLQLFGRHLCAGMPPEDRCYRLGGDEFAVLLQALPGAEAGLYEQVRALTAGLRTQGFAQTDVSAGVAFFPAEASRAAALLRLADQRMYAMKAQHRQAAGAAPPETT; this is encoded by the coding sequence ATGACCTTTGCGCGTTCCGGATGGTTCCGCATTCTGCTGCTGCTGCTCTGTGGGCTGCTGCTGCCGCTGCTGTGGCCCGGCCTGAGGGCCAACCTGTGGAGCACGGCGGGCTTCAGTGCCGCCCCCCACGACCACTGGGCCCCCGCGCTGGTGGCGCTGCATGTGGGCAGTGACCTGCTGGTGGGCCTGGCGTACACCGTGATTGCTGGGCTGCTGGCGGTGACCGTCTTTCGCAACCGCGAACACCTGCCCTTTGACTGGGTGGTGCTGGCCTTTGGGCTGTTTATCGTGGCCTGCGGCCTGACGCATGTGATGCACGTGGTGGTGCGCGTTTATCCGGTCTACTGGCTGGACGCCTACGTGCGGGCCCTGACCGCCATTGTCAGCGTGGCCACGGCCGCTGCCCTGCCGCCCCTTATCCCCCGGGTGGAGCAGGCCCTGCGCGCCAGCGCCGCGCTGCAGCGCAAGGAGCAGGAACTGCAGCGGGCGCTGCGCGTCAACACCACGCTGCTGGGCATCGTGCAGCTGGCGCAGGAGGGGCGCGTGCCCCTGCAGGTGGCCGAGGCCGTGCTGCTGACCTTTCGGGACGCCCTGGAGGTGGACTGGCTGGGCCTTGCCGAGCAGGACGGCGACGTGGCCCGGGTGCGGGCGGTGTGGCACTCGCCCCGGGTGGCCGGCGAACTGGGCCACCCGGCGCCGCTGGCACGCGGCGAGGGCCTGATCTGGCAGGCCCTGGACCACCAGCGCCCGGTCTATGCCGACCACTCTCCCGCCCATGAACGCGCCCACCCGCTGTATCTGGCGGCGGGGGTATCGGCCGCCGCCTTTTTGCCGCTTGGCCGCGCCAACCACGCCCCCCTGGTGCTGATCGCGGCCAAGGTGGGCGAGAACCGGGGCTGGGCGCCGTGGGAACAGCAGCTGTTTGAAGCCGCCCGCTTGGCGGTCAACGTGGCCCTGGAACGGCAGGGCCACCTTCAGGAACTGGAAGCCGCCGCCCTGCAAGACGTCCTGACCGGGCTGGGGAATCGCCGCGCCTTTGAACTGGACCTGAAAGCCCAGGTGGCCCGCGCTGAGCCCTTTGGCCTGATGATCCTGGATCTGGACGGCCTGAAGCTGGTGAATGACGCCCTGGGCCATGAAGCGGGCGACCGCCTGCTGCAGCTGTTTGGCCGCCACCTGTGCGCCGGGATGCCGCCGGAGGACCGCTGCTACCGGCTGGGCGGCGACGAATTTGCCGTGCTGCTGCAGGCTCTCCCCGGTGCCGAGGCTGGCCTGTATGAACAGGTGCGCGCCCTGACAGCGGGGCTGCGCACCCAGGGCTTCGCCCAAACCGATGTGAGTGCGGGGGTGGCCTTTTTTCCAGCCGAGGCCAGCCGCGCCGCAGCGCTGCTCCGCTTGGCCGATCAGCGCATGTATGCCATGAAGGCCCAGCACCGGCAGGCGGCGGGCGCGGCGCCCCCAGAAACAACGTAA
- a CDS encoding thioredoxin — translation MAAERPFVLFTQAQCPACEVLARMLALPLRGAFGDQIEVLHRQERPVDFEALAGRHGLARTPALLHRPSGELLLETGSLGTVKAFLQRPRP, via the coding sequence ATGGCCGCTGAGCGCCCCTTCGTGCTGTTCACGCAGGCGCAGTGCCCGGCCTGCGAGGTGCTGGCCCGGATGCTGGCCCTGCCCCTGCGCGGCGCGTTTGGCGACCAGATTGAGGTGCTGCACCGCCAGGAGCGCCCGGTCGACTTTGAGGCGCTGGCCGGGCGGCACGGCCTGGCCCGCACGCCCGCCCTGCTGCACCGCCCCAGCGGCGAACTGCTGCTGGAGACGGGCAGCCTGGGTACGGTGAAGGCGTTTTTGCAGCGTCCCAGGCCTTGA